From a single Micromonospora carbonacea genomic region:
- a CDS encoding glycine--tRNA ligase, which translates to MPADRIDAVVSLAKRRGFVFPSSEIYGGTRSAWDYGPLGVELKENVRRQWWRTMVQQRDDVVGLDSAVILARKVWEASGHIAEFVDPLTECQSCHKRFRADHLEEAYEAKHGKPLTSLTELNCPNCGNKGTFTEPKMFNGLMKTYLGPVESDEGLHYLRPETAQGIFVNYKNVETVARKKPPFGIAQTGKSFRNEITPGNFIFRTREFEQMEMEFFVEPGTDEQWHEYWLQERWNWYLDLGLSEENLRFYEHPKEKLSHYSKRTVDIEYKFQFGGSEFAELEGIANRTDFDLSTHSKHSGVDLSYFDQGKGERWIPYVIEPAAGLTRAVLAFLLEAYDEDEAPNTKGGVDKRTVMRFDPRLAPVKVAVLPLSRNEALSPKAKQLAADLRKRWVVEFDDSQAIGRRYRRQDEIGTPFCVTVDFDTLDDNAVTVRNRDTMAQERIGLDQVERYLIERLPGC; encoded by the coding sequence ATGCCAGCCGACCGTATCGACGCCGTCGTCAGCCTCGCCAAGCGCCGGGGCTTCGTCTTCCCCTCCAGTGAGATCTACGGGGGCACCCGGTCGGCGTGGGACTACGGCCCGCTCGGCGTGGAGCTGAAGGAGAACGTCCGCCGGCAGTGGTGGCGGACCATGGTCCAGCAGCGCGACGACGTCGTCGGCCTGGACTCGGCGGTCATCCTGGCCCGCAAGGTCTGGGAGGCCAGCGGCCACATCGCCGAGTTCGTCGACCCGCTCACCGAGTGCCAGTCCTGCCACAAGCGGTTCCGCGCCGACCACCTGGAGGAGGCGTACGAGGCCAAGCACGGCAAGCCGCTGACCTCGCTGACGGAGCTGAACTGCCCCAACTGCGGCAACAAGGGCACCTTCACCGAGCCGAAGATGTTCAACGGCCTGATGAAGACCTACCTCGGCCCGGTGGAGAGCGACGAGGGCCTGCACTACCTGCGGCCGGAGACCGCCCAGGGCATCTTCGTCAACTACAAGAACGTCGAGACGGTCGCCCGCAAGAAGCCGCCGTTCGGCATCGCGCAGACCGGCAAGTCGTTCCGCAACGAGATCACCCCGGGCAACTTCATCTTCCGCACCCGCGAGTTCGAGCAGATGGAGATGGAGTTCTTCGTCGAGCCGGGCACCGACGAGCAGTGGCACGAGTACTGGCTTCAGGAGCGCTGGAACTGGTACCTCGACCTCGGCCTGTCGGAGGAGAACCTGCGCTTCTACGAGCACCCCAAGGAGAAGCTCTCCCACTACTCGAAGCGCACCGTCGACATCGAGTACAAGTTCCAGTTCGGCGGCAGCGAGTTCGCCGAGCTGGAGGGCATCGCCAACCGCACCGACTTCGACCTGTCCACGCACAGCAAGCACTCCGGCGTCGACCTGTCGTACTTCGACCAGGGCAAGGGCGAGCGCTGGATCCCGTACGTGATCGAGCCGGCCGCCGGCCTCACCCGCGCGGTGCTGGCGTTCCTGCTGGAGGCGTACGACGAGGACGAGGCCCCGAACACCAAGGGCGGGGTGGACAAGCGCACCGTCATGCGCTTCGACCCGCGCCTGGCCCCGGTGAAGGTGGCCGTGCTGCCGCTGTCGCGCAACGAGGCGCTCTCGCCGAAGGCCAAGCAGCTCGCCGCCGACCTGCGCAAGCGCTGGGTGGTCGAGTTCGACGACTCGCAGGCCATCGGCCGCCGCTACCGCCGCCAGGACGAGATCGGCACCCCGTTCTGCGTGACCGTCGACTTCGACACCCTCGACGACAACGCGGTGACGGTGCGCAACCGGGACACCATGGCCCAGGAGCGCATCGGCCTGGACCAGGTGGAGCGCTACCTGATCGAGCGCCTCCCCGGCTGCTGA
- a CDS encoding Rv0361 family membrane protein, translating into MTAPGPSGPPLYPVAPGPDGPPAPGVPPTPSEPQVPAPPAGPGVVPPFAAPPTEGRRARLWLGLGAGALAVLICCGGGGTAVVGLAVSNVQAVREQGRSVTDDYYRGLAERKYDQSYDALCDDAQRRESRQEFERRVAAEPQVDSYRVGDVDTVNLTVPVSVTFSGGDRGEQEVTLTPDGETGAMEVCGVS; encoded by the coding sequence ATGACCGCACCCGGACCGTCCGGTCCACCCCTGTACCCCGTGGCGCCCGGGCCCGACGGCCCGCCGGCCCCCGGCGTGCCGCCGACGCCGTCGGAGCCGCAGGTCCCCGCGCCCCCGGCCGGCCCCGGGGTGGTCCCGCCGTTCGCCGCGCCCCCCACCGAGGGACGCCGCGCCCGTCTGTGGCTCGGCCTCGGCGCGGGGGCGCTCGCGGTGCTGATCTGCTGCGGCGGGGGCGGCACGGCCGTGGTGGGCCTCGCGGTCAGCAACGTGCAGGCCGTACGCGAGCAGGGCCGGTCGGTCACCGACGACTACTACCGGGGGCTGGCCGAGCGCAAGTACGACCAGTCGTACGACGCGCTCTGCGACGACGCGCAGCGGCGCGAGTCCCGCCAGGAGTTCGAGCGGCGGGTCGCCGCCGAGCCGCAGGTCGACTCGTACCGGGTGGGCGACGTCGACACGGTCAACCTCACCGTGCCGGTCTCGGTCACCTTCAGCGGCGGCGACCGGGGCGAGCAGGAGGTCACCCTCACCCCCGACGGGGAGACCGGCGCCATGGAGGTCTGCGGGGTGAGCTGA
- a CDS encoding ArsR/SmtB family transcription factor codes for MTSGSGYEAYEGAGELLRALSAPIRLAIVSELAQGERCVHELVEKLGAAQPLVSQHLRVLRGAGVVRGSRRGREIAYALVDEHVAHIVADAVSHAGEAS; via the coding sequence GTGACCAGCGGATCAGGGTACGAGGCATACGAGGGCGCCGGTGAGCTGCTGCGCGCGCTCTCGGCCCCCATCCGACTGGCGATCGTGAGCGAGCTGGCGCAGGGTGAACGGTGCGTGCACGAGCTGGTGGAGAAGCTCGGGGCCGCCCAGCCGCTGGTCTCCCAGCACCTGCGGGTGCTGCGCGGGGCCGGCGTGGTCCGGGGCTCCCGGCGTGGCCGCGAGATCGCGTACGCGTTGGTCGACGAGCACGTCGCGCACATCGTGGCCGACGCGGTCAGTCACGCCGGGGAGGCATCATGA
- a CDS encoding cellulose binding domain-containing protein has protein sequence MNRISSIDRWGAAYRRAAGVIAIALAVLAGGVAVAAGAATAAATGCRVDYKVTSEWQGGFGADVTVTNLGDPVSGWTLTWTFATGQRVTQAWNATVTQSGAAVSARDAGYNGAIATNASVGFGFNGAWTTANPAPTAFSLNGAPCTGAPTATPCAPPSTPSSPSSPSSPSSPSATPSRTPTPTPSTQAPVTVWLAGDSTVANPSSSGACPVGWGNQFGQYLNANATVVNSAVGGRSIQTWLYDPNVTTTKNSAGECVVSPETYSTRWQAMLNSGTGMKAGDYLFIQFGINDGDPNCNRHVGSARYKQLLGVMANAAKQRGARPVFLTPAAAITCSGSTAVGNRGFLTETFDAGAANNVPVIDLHRLSYTLYNRLGLCPNNGDYGSGAVGAFFCNDHTHFETAGARQIAGVVATALRDQQIGLAAYLR, from the coding sequence ATGAATCGAATCTCATCAATTGATAGGTGGGGCGCGGCGTACCGGCGCGCCGCCGGGGTGATCGCGATCGCGCTGGCGGTCCTGGCGGGCGGGGTGGCCGTCGCGGCCGGTGCCGCCACGGCGGCGGCCACGGGCTGCCGGGTCGACTACAAGGTCACCAGCGAGTGGCAGGGCGGCTTCGGCGCGGACGTCACCGTCACGAACCTCGGCGACCCGGTCTCCGGCTGGACGCTCACCTGGACGTTCGCCACCGGGCAGCGGGTCACCCAGGCGTGGAACGCCACCGTCACCCAGAGCGGGGCGGCGGTCAGCGCCAGGGACGCCGGCTACAACGGCGCGATCGCCACCAACGCCAGCGTCGGCTTCGGCTTCAACGGCGCGTGGACCACCGCCAACCCGGCGCCGACGGCGTTCTCGCTCAACGGGGCCCCGTGCACCGGCGCGCCGACCGCCACGCCGTGCGCGCCGCCGTCGACCCCGTCGTCGCCGTCGTCGCCGTCGTCGCCGTCGTCGCCGTCGGCCACCCCGTCCCGCACGCCGACCCCGACGCCCTCGACGCAGGCCCCCGTCACCGTCTGGCTGGCCGGCGACTCCACGGTCGCCAACCCGTCCTCAAGCGGGGCCTGCCCGGTCGGCTGGGGCAACCAGTTCGGCCAGTACCTCAACGCCAACGCGACCGTGGTGAACAGCGCGGTCGGCGGGCGCAGCATCCAGACCTGGCTGTACGACCCGAACGTCACCACCACGAAGAACTCGGCCGGCGAGTGCGTGGTCAGCCCGGAGACGTACTCGACCCGCTGGCAGGCCATGCTGAACTCCGGCACCGGGATGAAGGCCGGCGACTACCTGTTCATCCAGTTCGGCATCAACGACGGCGACCCCAACTGCAACCGGCACGTCGGCTCCGCGCGGTACAAGCAGCTGCTCGGTGTGATGGCCAACGCGGCCAAGCAGCGCGGCGCGCGCCCGGTCTTCCTCACGCCGGCCGCCGCGATCACCTGCTCGGGCAGCACCGCCGTCGGCAACCGCGGCTTCCTCACCGAGACGTTCGACGCGGGCGCGGCCAACAACGTGCCGGTCATCGACCTGCACCGGCTGAGCTACACGCTCTACAACCGGCTCGGGCTGTGCCCGAACAACGGCGACTACGGCTCGGGTGCGGTGGGCGCGTTCTTCTGCAACGACCACACGCACTTCGAGACGGCGGGGGCCCGGCAGATCGCCGGCGTGGTCGCCACCGCGCTGCGCGACCAGCAGATCGGCCTGGCGGCCTACCTGCGTTGA
- a CDS encoding type IV toxin-antitoxin system AbiEi family antitoxin domain-containing protein yields the protein MADFPPELDRAAQGQQQIVTRAQLLAAGFDDMYLYRQARRGRWQRVLPATYALFTGALTDEQRRISAALYAGGQAQLTGLAALTWYGFRYSPRSDDVHLIVPHHARRRSAGHAVISRALALDERARRTALYPVCSPARAVVDAARDLRELRPVRAIVAEAVQRGYADLPALDEEIRRARRSRTALVRKAFAEVVDGTRSAPEAELRECLAGSRVVPQIRWNARLVSGDGAVLPTPDGYLADAAVALEVDSQEFHFSPADWARTLDRHNELSRHGVLIMHFTPAQIRREPERVRRMVEDAYESRRGLGATTGVRVEPRPADAPPPAEASPTAEAPPPADAPPTGEGR from the coding sequence ATGGCCGACTTCCCACCCGAGCTGGACCGGGCCGCGCAGGGCCAGCAGCAGATCGTCACGCGGGCCCAGCTGCTCGCCGCCGGCTTCGACGACATGTACCTCTACCGGCAGGCCCGCCGGGGCCGCTGGCAGCGCGTCCTTCCGGCCACGTACGCCCTGTTCACCGGCGCGCTGACCGACGAGCAGCGGCGCATCTCCGCCGCCCTCTACGCGGGCGGGCAGGCGCAGCTCACCGGGCTGGCCGCCCTGACCTGGTACGGCTTCCGCTACAGCCCGCGCAGCGACGACGTACACCTGATCGTGCCGCACCACGCGCGACGCCGGTCGGCCGGGCACGCGGTGATCTCCCGGGCGCTGGCGCTCGACGAGCGGGCCCGGCGGACGGCGCTCTACCCGGTGTGCTCGCCCGCCCGCGCCGTGGTCGACGCGGCCCGGGACCTGCGCGAGCTGCGGCCGGTCCGCGCGATCGTCGCCGAGGCGGTGCAACGGGGGTACGCCGACCTGCCCGCGCTGGACGAGGAGATCCGCCGGGCGAGGCGCAGCCGGACGGCGCTGGTCCGGAAGGCGTTCGCGGAGGTCGTCGACGGCACCCGGTCGGCGCCGGAGGCCGAGCTGCGGGAGTGCCTCGCCGGTAGCCGGGTGGTGCCGCAGATCCGGTGGAACGCGCGCCTGGTCAGCGGCGACGGCGCTGTGCTGCCGACCCCGGACGGCTACCTCGCCGACGCTGCGGTGGCCCTGGAGGTGGACTCGCAGGAGTTCCACTTCAGCCCGGCCGACTGGGCGCGGACGCTGGACCGGCACAACGAGCTGAGCCGGCACGGGGTGCTGATCATGCACTTCACGCCGGCGCAGATCCGCCGGGAGCCGGAGCGCGTGCGCCGCATGGTGGAGGACGCGTACGAGTCGCGGCGCGGCCTCGGCGCGACGACCGGCGTACGCGTCGAGCCCCGCCCCGCCGACGCCCCACCCCCGGCGGAAGCCTCGCCCACCGCGGAAGCCCCGCCCCCGGCGGACGCTCCGCCCACCGGGGAGGGGCGGTGA
- a CDS encoding antibiotic biosynthesis monooxygenase family protein: MLVTNRFVVDEDVAPAFTERAHAALAALAARPGYLRGELLRALDDPRHWCLVTEWESVGTYRRALGGFDVKVHATPLLAESLDEPSAYETLAGAAPGGAVEVNPSDRAADPLR; the protein is encoded by the coding sequence GTGCTGGTCACCAACCGGTTCGTGGTCGACGAGGACGTCGCCCCCGCCTTCACCGAACGCGCGCACGCCGCCCTCGCCGCGCTCGCCGCCCGCCCCGGCTACCTGCGCGGGGAGCTGCTGCGGGCCCTCGACGACCCCCGCCACTGGTGCCTGGTCACCGAGTGGGAGTCCGTCGGGACGTACCGGCGGGCGCTCGGCGGCTTCGACGTGAAGGTGCACGCCACGCCGCTGCTGGCCGAGTCGCTGGACGAGCCGTCCGCGTACGAGACGCTGGCCGGCGCGGCCCCCGGCGGGGCCGTGGAGGTCAACCCCAGTGATCGGGCCGCTGATCCGCTGCGCTGA
- a CDS encoding metal ABC transporter ATP-binding protein — MTEPVITVAHGVVGYDGRPVLRDVSLAVDAGEVVAVLGANGSGKSTLIRAVLGLVPLHAGSVSLFGTPLRRFRQWKRIGYVPQRLGAGGGVPATVREVVASGRLARRGVLRPPGRADRAAVDAALASVGLADRAGDPVATLSGGQQQRTLIARALAGEPELLVLDEPTAGVDAASQEAFAGALRGFLDGGGTVLLVAHELGPLRPLISRAVVVHQGGIAHDGAVPEPAGHHADPDHDHVHPHAPDEPAGLWSS; from the coding sequence GTGACCGAACCTGTCATCACCGTCGCGCACGGGGTGGTCGGCTACGACGGCCGCCCCGTGCTGCGGGACGTCTCCCTCGCCGTCGACGCCGGCGAGGTCGTCGCCGTGCTCGGCGCCAACGGCTCCGGCAAGTCCACCCTGATCCGCGCGGTGCTCGGGCTGGTCCCGCTGCACGCCGGGTCCGTCTCGCTGTTCGGCACCCCACTGCGCCGGTTCCGGCAGTGGAAACGCATCGGGTACGTCCCGCAGCGGCTCGGCGCGGGCGGCGGGGTCCCCGCCACGGTCCGCGAGGTGGTCGCCTCCGGCCGGCTGGCCCGCCGGGGCGTGCTGCGCCCACCGGGGCGGGCCGACCGGGCGGCGGTCGACGCCGCGCTGGCGTCGGTGGGCCTGGCCGACCGGGCCGGCGATCCGGTGGCCACCCTCTCCGGCGGCCAGCAGCAGCGCACCCTGATCGCCAGGGCGCTGGCCGGCGAGCCGGAGCTGCTGGTCCTCGACGAGCCGACCGCCGGGGTCGACGCGGCCAGCCAGGAGGCGTTCGCGGGGGCGCTGCGCGGCTTCCTCGACGGCGGCGGGACGGTGCTGCTGGTCGCCCACGAGCTGGGGCCGCTGCGCCCGCTGATCAGCCGCGCCGTGGTGGTGCACCAGGGCGGGATCGCGCACGACGGGGCGGTCCCCGAACCGGCCGGGCACCACGCCGACCCCGACCACGACCACGTGCACCCGCACGCACCCGACGAGCCCGCAGGGCTGTGGAGCAGTTGA
- a CDS encoding metal ABC transporter permease, with product MELFQYPYMQRALIGALVIGLAAPALGIYLVQRRLALIGDGVGHVALTGVGAGLLLNRSPVLVAVVVATLGAVAIELVRARGRTSGDLALALLFYGGIAGGVMLVGLSDATSANLNAYLFGSLTTISPQDLTTIVVLGAAILVTMLALRPALFAVCHDEEYARVAGLPVRALNLLLAVGTAVTVTIAMRAVGVLLISALMVVPVATAQQVTRGFRATMTAAMALGLFAAGSGVWVAANADTAPGASVVLLAIASFLVVAVAAAAWRALRRRRAESCAPAPEPHEVVLR from the coding sequence ATGGAGCTTTTCCAGTACCCGTACATGCAGCGGGCCCTGATCGGCGCGCTGGTCATCGGCCTGGCCGCCCCGGCGCTCGGCATCTACCTGGTGCAGCGCCGGCTGGCGCTGATCGGCGACGGGGTGGGGCACGTGGCGCTGACCGGGGTCGGCGCGGGGCTGCTGCTCAACCGCTCCCCCGTGCTGGTGGCGGTGGTCGTGGCGACGCTCGGCGCGGTCGCCATCGAGCTGGTCCGGGCCCGGGGCCGCACCTCCGGCGACCTCGCGCTGGCGCTGCTGTTCTACGGCGGCATCGCCGGCGGGGTGATGCTGGTGGGGCTCTCCGACGCCACCAGCGCCAACCTCAACGCCTACCTCTTCGGGTCGCTGACCACCATCTCGCCGCAGGACCTGACCACCATCGTGGTGCTCGGCGCGGCGATCCTGGTCACCATGCTGGCGCTGCGCCCGGCGCTGTTCGCGGTCTGCCACGACGAGGAGTACGCCCGGGTCGCCGGCCTGCCGGTGCGGGCGCTGAACCTGCTGCTGGCGGTCGGCACCGCGGTCACCGTGACGATCGCCATGCGGGCCGTGGGGGTGCTGCTGATCAGCGCGCTGATGGTGGTCCCGGTGGCCACCGCCCAGCAGGTCACCCGGGGGTTCCGGGCCACGATGACGGCGGCGATGGCGCTCGGGCTGTTCGCCGCCGGCTCTGGCGTCTGGGTCGCCGCCAACGCCGACACCGCGCCGGGGGCGTCCGTGGTGCTGCTGGCGATCGCCTCCTTCCTCGTCGTCGCGGTCGCTGCGGCGGCCTGGCGGGCGCTGCGCCGCCGGCGCGCGGAGTCCTGCGCGCCGGCACCGGAGCCCCACGAGGTGGTGCTTCGTTGA
- a CDS encoding Fur family transcriptional regulator, whose amino-acid sequence MSEGTAVRNTRQRSAVSALLGEVEGFHSAQDLHAMLRERGERVGLTTVYRTLQGLADAGEIDVMRPPGGEHLYRRCSEGHHHHLVCRVCGRTVEVAGPTVETWAERVAAQHGYADVSHTLEIFGTCPACTG is encoded by the coding sequence ATGAGCGAGGGCACCGCCGTCCGGAACACCCGGCAACGCTCCGCGGTGAGCGCGCTGCTGGGCGAGGTGGAGGGCTTCCACAGCGCGCAGGACCTGCACGCCATGCTCCGCGAGCGCGGCGAGCGGGTGGGGCTGACCACGGTCTACCGCACCCTCCAGGGGCTCGCCGACGCGGGCGAGATCGACGTGATGCGCCCGCCGGGCGGCGAGCACCTCTACCGGCGGTGCAGCGAGGGCCACCACCACCACCTCGTGTGCCGGGTCTGCGGGCGCACGGTCGAGGTCGCGGGGCCGACGGTGGAGACCTGGGCGGAGCGGGTGGCCGCGCAGCACGGGTACGCCGACGTCAGCCACACCCTGGAGATCTTCGGCACCTGCCCGGCCTGCACCGGCTGA
- a CDS encoding cellulose binding domain-containing protein, with the protein MSVSRRRSIVAAGVVGVVAMLAATLLGLPPARAATGDGSPTDPNIVFVGRWDRSNSTAYVPNWAGAYLKTGFTGTTVKLRQRRTIDLYYSIDGADFTYLTNVSGTVNLTPTPLRAGNHTLLVSYRVVGGSYTGDAVFQGLTLDSGATTLPTPVRPRLIEFVGDSITLGTTSSRVALTAYGWLTGEQLGTEHTQLGYGGGCLVATADGCVSVAAQFLKTGYAATSPNWDFSRYQADAVVINLGTNDRGHGVSGADFQSQYATFIRTVRGKYPRAAIFALRTFSGRYAAETAAAVAAATGGGDRNVFYVDTTGWLPADGLSDSVHPNDAGHRAIAARLAPVVAAKLGGTTTPPATTPPATTPPATTPPATTPPPGTTGCSVGYAVTGQWQGGFQGEVTVRNTGAAPVDGWTVQWTFADGQRISQAWNASYTQSGGTVRATNASWNGTIAAGATVSFGFLADAPGANNRPTAFTLNGAACALS; encoded by the coding sequence ATGTCCGTGTCTCGCAGGCGGTCGATCGTCGCGGCCGGCGTCGTCGGCGTGGTGGCGATGCTCGCCGCCACGCTCCTCGGGCTGCCGCCGGCCCGGGCGGCGACCGGCGACGGCTCACCCACGGACCCGAACATCGTGTTCGTCGGCCGCTGGGACAGGAGCAACAGCACCGCGTACGTGCCGAACTGGGCCGGGGCCTACCTGAAGACCGGGTTCACCGGCACCACGGTCAAGCTGCGGCAACGCCGCACCATCGACCTCTACTACAGCATCGACGGGGCCGACTTCACCTACCTGACCAACGTCAGCGGCACCGTCAACCTGACCCCGACCCCGCTGCGCGCCGGCAACCACACGCTGCTGGTGTCGTACCGGGTGGTGGGCGGCTCGTACACCGGGGACGCGGTGTTCCAGGGGCTGACCCTCGACTCCGGCGCGACCACCCTGCCGACCCCGGTGCGGCCCCGGCTGATCGAGTTCGTCGGCGACTCCATCACGCTCGGCACCACGTCGTCGCGGGTGGCGCTGACCGCGTACGGCTGGCTGACCGGCGAGCAGCTCGGCACCGAGCACACCCAGCTCGGCTACGGCGGCGGCTGCCTGGTGGCCACCGCCGACGGCTGCGTCAGCGTGGCCGCGCAGTTCCTCAAGACCGGGTACGCGGCCACCAGCCCGAACTGGGACTTCAGCCGCTACCAGGCCGACGCCGTCGTGATCAACCTGGGCACCAACGACCGCGGCCACGGGGTGAGCGGGGCGGACTTCCAGAGCCAGTACGCCACGTTCATCCGTACCGTGCGGGGCAAGTACCCGCGCGCGGCGATCTTCGCCCTGCGCACCTTCAGCGGCCGGTACGCCGCGGAGACGGCCGCCGCCGTCGCGGCGGCGACCGGCGGCGGGGACCGCAACGTGTTCTACGTGGACACCACCGGCTGGCTGCCGGCCGACGGGCTGAGCGACTCGGTGCACCCGAACGACGCCGGGCACCGGGCGATCGCGGCCCGGCTCGCCCCGGTCGTCGCCGCCAAGCTGGGCGGCACCACCACCCCGCCGGCCACCACCCCGCCGGCCACGACCCCGCCGGCCACCACCCCACCCGCCACCACGCCGCCGCCCGGCACGACGGGCTGCTCCGTCGGGTACGCGGTCACCGGCCAGTGGCAGGGCGGCTTCCAGGGCGAGGTGACCGTCCGCAACACCGGAGCCGCGCCGGTCGACGGCTGGACGGTGCAGTGGACGTTCGCCGACGGCCAGCGGATCAGCCAGGCGTGGAACGCCAGCTACACGCAGAGCGGCGGCACCGTGCGGGCGACCAACGCGAGCTGGAACGGCACGATCGCGGCCGGCGCGACGGTGAGCTTCGGCTTCCTGGCCGACGCCCCCGGCGCGAACAACCGGCCGACCGCGTTCACCCTCAACGGCGCCGCCTGCGCGCTCTCCTGA
- a CDS encoding DUF6703 family protein, translating to MRAFGEGGGDVLVDHEPVGDQHPGPPRRAGGGEPRRVCGMQRTQRSLPLRLARANPTTVFLVALVLVLVGLFAPGVLGGALLLALAAALVALLVTTWPVQAPATRVIRLVMLTLLVAVALAKLL from the coding sequence GTGCGCGCGTTCGGTGAAGGCGGGGGCGACGTCCTCGTCGACCACGAACCGGTTGGTGACCAGCACCCGGGTCCTCCTCGTAGGGCCGGTGGGGGTGAGCCTCGTAGAGTCTGTGGGATGCAGCGTACGCAGCGCTCCCTGCCGCTCCGGCTGGCCCGGGCGAACCCGACGACGGTCTTCCTGGTCGCCCTGGTGCTGGTGCTGGTGGGGCTGTTCGCGCCGGGGGTGCTCGGCGGGGCGCTGCTGCTGGCGCTCGCCGCCGCGCTGGTGGCGCTGCTGGTCACCACCTGGCCGGTGCAGGCCCCGGCGACCCGGGTGATCCGGCTGGTGATGCTCACCCTGTTGGTGGCCGTGGCGCTGGCGAAGCTGCTCTGA
- a CDS encoding metal ABC transporter substrate-binding protein, with protein sequence MLRRPTVRVLAAATALVALGAATACADDGTAGADPQRVDVAAAFYPLQFVAERVGGDAVRVTNLTKPGAEPHDLELTPSQVGEVNRAELIVYLKGFQPAVDEAIAQSGGDRAFDVAGVQPLLAASAGGHDHGGGGAGQQEHADEEGTGGKDPHLWLDPTRLAGVADQLAERLGKADPERAADYTARAKTLRADLEKLDADFAAGLKTCQRREIVVSHTAFGYLAERYRLEQVGITGLTPETEPSPQRLAEVAGEAREHGATTIFFETLVSPKVAETIAREVGAQTAVLDPLEGLSADGGGQDYLSVMRTNLQTLRTALSCS encoded by the coding sequence ATGCTCCGCCGCCCCACCGTACGTGTCCTGGCCGCCGCGACCGCCCTGGTCGCGCTCGGTGCCGCCACCGCCTGCGCCGACGACGGCACGGCAGGCGCCGACCCGCAGCGGGTCGACGTGGCCGCCGCCTTCTACCCGCTCCAGTTCGTCGCCGAGCGGGTCGGCGGCGACGCGGTCCGGGTGACGAACCTGACCAAGCCCGGCGCCGAGCCGCACGACCTGGAGCTCACCCCGAGCCAGGTCGGCGAGGTCAACCGGGCCGAGCTGATCGTCTACCTCAAGGGCTTCCAGCCGGCCGTGGACGAGGCGATCGCACAGAGCGGCGGCGACCGGGCCTTCGACGTGGCCGGGGTGCAGCCGCTGCTGGCCGCGAGCGCCGGCGGCCACGACCACGGGGGCGGGGGCGCGGGCCAGCAGGAGCACGCCGACGAGGAGGGCACCGGCGGCAAGGACCCGCACCTGTGGCTCGACCCGACCCGGCTGGCCGGCGTCGCCGACCAGCTCGCCGAGCGGCTCGGCAAGGCCGACCCGGAGCGCGCCGCCGACTACACCGCGCGGGCGAAGACCCTGCGCGCCGACCTGGAGAAGCTGGACGCCGACTTCGCCGCCGGGCTGAAGACCTGCCAGCGGCGGGAGATCGTGGTCAGCCACACCGCGTTCGGCTACCTGGCCGAGCGCTACCGGCTCGAACAGGTCGGCATCACCGGGCTCACCCCGGAGACCGAGCCCTCCCCGCAGCGCCTCGCCGAGGTGGCCGGGGAGGCCCGCGAGCACGGCGCGACCACGATCTTCTTCGAGACCCTGGTCAGCCCGAAGGTCGCCGAGACCATCGCCCGCGAGGTCGGCGCGCAGACGGCGGTGCTCGACCCGCTGGAGGGGCTGTCGGCCGACGGCGGCGGGCAGGACTACCTTTCGGTGATGCGCACCAACCTGCAGACCCTGAGGACGGCGTTGAGCTGCTCGTGA